Proteins encoded in a region of the Triplophysa dalaica isolate WHDGS20190420 chromosome 10, ASM1584641v1, whole genome shotgun sequence genome:
- the gpr37l1a gene encoding G-protein coupled receptor 37-like 1 codes for MSRWKRALLNITSRGAAYRLTSQTKPLYSHHMMMFRLLFCLVFVGSAHADKRAVEMKMSLVESSSPALDHPSSTSSHHHRDEDLATRAHHPPRVPRGSKSKLKDRHPVLHTHQYTRPHPDPDGFFTTPRTFHGSLRVHNPLYPVTEESYSAYAVMLLALVVFSVGIVGNLALMCIVWHDYYLKNTWNCVLASVAFWDFMVLFFCLPIVIFNELTKRRLAGDLSCRIVPFVEVTSLGVTTFSLCALSIDRFHAVTSVRPRPRQIEACQSILAKLSVIWVGSLVLASPELLMWQLVQDVSPHTGLPLDSCGQEPSVNLPESLYSLVLTYHQARMWWTFGCFFCLPLLFTAACQLLTRHVTDENAKHARPSSSSSTSSPKKRQRARRERQLTRTVLALAVVYATCSLPENAWNIVLAYVGVEVGVATRALLALIGQFLLFVRAGATPVILLCICRSLGQAFMDCCCCCCEECRPDQSSSSSSSSASTNATAVSSSPSSQEEKLKIVSGASPAAFFDRVKDAPAELIIGTPC; via the exons ATGAGCAGATGGAAACGGGCTCTCCTCAACATCACTTCACGAGGCGCTGCTTATCGTTTAACTTCACAAACTAAGCCGCTTTATTCACATCACATGATGATGTTTAGATTATTATTCTGTCTGGTGTTTGTTGGCTCAGCGCACGCGGATAAACGCGCAGTGGAGATGAAGATGAGCCTGGTGGAGTCTTCCTCGCCCGCACTGGATCACCCGAGCTCCACATCATCACACCATCACCGCGATGAGGATCTCGCGACCCGAGCGCACCACCCCCCGAGAGTCCCACGCGGATCTAAATCAAAGCTGAAAGACCGACACCCGGTTCTTCACACCCACCAATACACGAGACCCCATCCCGACCCCGACGGGTTCTTCACGACACCCAGAACCTTCCACGGGTCACTGCGCGTGCACAACCCGTTATACCCGGTGACGGAGGAGTCGTACAGCGCGTACGCGGTGATGCTGCTGGCGCTCGTCGTGTTCTCCGTGGGCATCGTGGGCAATCTCGCGCTCATGTGTATCGTGTGGCACGACTATTACCTGAAGAACACGTGGAACTGTGTGCTGGCCAGTGTGGCGTTCTGGGACTTCATGGTTCTGTTCTTCTGTCTGCCTATCGTCATCTTCAATGAGTTGACCAAGAGAAGACTCGCGGGTGACCTGTCGTGCAGAATAGTGCCCTTCGTGGAG GTGACATCTCTCGGTGTGACCACGTTCTCTCTGTGCGCTCTCAGCATCGACCGCTTCCACGCGGTGACCAGCGTCCGGCCCCGGCCGCGTCAGATCGAGGCCTGTCAATCAATCCTGGCCAAACTCTCTGTGATCTGGGTGGGTTCTCTGGTGCTGGCGTCTCCAGAGCTGCTGATGTGGCAGCTGGTGCAGGACGTTTCTCCGCACACGGGTCTCCCGCTGGACTCCTGCGGTCAGGAGCCGTCTGTCAATCTGCCCGAGTCTCTGTACTCGCTCGTGCTGACGTACCATCAGGCCCGGATGTGGTGGACGTTCGGCTGTTTCTTCTGTCTGCCTCTTCTCTTTACCGCCGCCTGTCAGCTGCTTACACGTCACGTGACGGATGAAAATGCCAAGCATGCCCGAccgtcctcttcctcctccaccTCGTCACCCAAGAAACGGCAGCGGGCGCGTCGCGAGCGTCAGCTGACACGTACGGTATTGGCGCTGGCGGTTGTATACGCCACGTGTAGCTTACCAGAAAACGCCTGGAACATCGTCCTGGCATACGTGGGTGTGGAGGTGGGTGTGGCCACGCGGGCACTGCtggctctgattggtcagttccTGTTGTTTGTGCGCGCTGGGGCCACGCCCGTTATTCTGCTCTGCATCTGTCGGTCTCTCGGGCAGGCGTTCATGGACTGTTGCTGCTGTTGTTGCGAGGAGTGCAGGCCGGACCAgtcttcatcatcatcgtcTTCGTCCGCATCCACCAACGCTACAGCCGTCTCGTCGTCACCTTCATCTCAAGAGGAGAAACTGAAGATCGTATCCGGGGCGTCGCCCGCCGCATTCTTTGATCGAGTTAAAGATGCTCCTGCCGAGCTGATCATCGGAACACCTTGTTAG